A genomic segment from Terriglobia bacterium encodes:
- the glmS gene encoding glutamine--fructose-6-phosphate transaminase (isomerizing), with amino-acid sequence MCGIVGYIGSREVSSVLVDGLKRLEYRGYDSCGIAIMEEGTPNVIRSVGRIGTLEEKIKASDKGDGSVKCGIGHTRWATHGRPSETNSHPHRDCTGRFYVAHNGIIENYLYLKHRLIAEGHKFQSETDTEVLPHLIESYYEGDLETAVRRALKDVEGVYGIAVVSTEGGGNKILAARNGPPLVVGVGSGEYFIASDVPALLPYTRDMVFLRDGEIAIINHDGVRIKDIDGKCACREPETITWTAEMAEKEGYAHFMLKEIHEQPRAIRDTLLCRVAADDSLTLAAELGNPAILKEAERVTIVAMGTSLHAAQVGKFLIESLARVPVEVDNGSEFRYRDPIVGPKHLVIGISQSGETADTLAAMKEARDKGAYLMSICNVVGSQAARQSDSVIYTHAGPEIGVASTKAFTTQLVALYLLGLQLAQSRGTLSKHEIERHVRQLRDVPDQINKLLDQSQGIAGLAEKFWKYRDFLYLGRGIQYPVALEGALKLKEISYIHAEGYAAGEMKHGPIALIDAEMPVFVLAAQDAVYRKTMGNIEEVKVRDGIVIAVATEGDHEIAGKADYTIYIPDADPLINPILSAIPLQLFAYHVAALRGCDVDKPRNLAKSVTVE; translated from the coding sequence ATGTGCGGAATCGTCGGCTATATCGGTTCCCGGGAAGTGTCCAGCGTCCTTGTTGACGGATTGAAGCGGCTGGAATATCGCGGCTATGACTCATGCGGCATCGCGATCATGGAGGAAGGAACCCCGAATGTCATCCGCTCCGTCGGCCGGATCGGCACTCTTGAAGAAAAGATAAAGGCGTCCGATAAGGGTGACGGCTCTGTTAAATGCGGCATCGGACACACCCGCTGGGCCACGCACGGGCGTCCGAGCGAGACAAACTCCCATCCCCACCGGGACTGTACGGGCCGCTTCTACGTGGCGCACAACGGCATCATCGAAAATTATCTCTACCTCAAGCATCGCCTGATTGCCGAGGGCCACAAATTTCAGAGCGAGACCGATACCGAGGTTCTTCCTCACCTGATCGAGAGCTACTACGAAGGCGATCTTGAAACGGCGGTTCGCCGTGCTCTGAAGGACGTTGAAGGCGTCTACGGCATCGCCGTCGTTTCTACTGAAGGCGGCGGCAATAAAATCCTGGCTGCGCGCAACGGCCCGCCGCTCGTTGTCGGCGTCGGTTCAGGGGAATATTTCATTGCATCGGACGTTCCCGCGCTGCTGCCTTATACGCGGGACATGGTGTTTCTGAGAGACGGCGAGATCGCGATCATCAATCACGATGGAGTTCGAATCAAGGACATCGACGGCAAGTGCGCGTGCCGCGAGCCGGAAACCATAACCTGGACCGCCGAGATGGCGGAAAAAGAAGGCTATGCCCACTTCATGCTCAAAGAGATTCACGAGCAGCCGCGAGCCATTCGCGACACCCTGCTATGCCGGGTGGCAGCCGACGACTCGCTCACGCTCGCCGCGGAGCTGGGGAATCCCGCAATCCTTAAGGAAGCGGAGCGGGTCACCATCGTTGCGATGGGAACCTCGCTGCATGCGGCTCAGGTCGGTAAGTTCCTGATCGAATCCCTGGCCCGCGTTCCTGTCGAGGTCGACAACGGATCCGAATTCCGCTACAGAGATCCGATCGTCGGCCCTAAACATCTGGTCATCGGAATCAGCCAGTCCGGCGAAACCGCGGATACCCTGGCCGCCATGAAGGAGGCGCGGGACAAGGGCGCCTACCTGATGTCCATCTGCAATGTGGTGGGAAGCCAGGCGGCACGCCAGTCGGACAGTGTCATTTACACGCATGCCGGCCCCGAAATCGGCGTCGCCTCGACCAAGGCGTTCACGACCCAGCTGGTGGCCCTTTACCTTCTTGGACTTCAACTGGCGCAGTCGCGCGGAACGCTGTCGAAGCATGAAATAGAGCGGCATGTCCGCCAGCTGCGCGACGTGCCCGACCAGATCAACAAGCTGCTTGATCAAAGCCAGGGGATTGCCGGGCTGGCCGAGAAGTTCTGGAAGTATCGCGATTTCCTGTATCTCGGCAGGGGAATCCAATATCCCGTCGCCTTAGAAGGAGCGCTCAAGCTCAAAGAGATTTCATATATCCATGCCGAAGGTTACGCCGCCGGTGAAATGAAACATGGCCCGATCGCCTTGATCGACGCGGAAATGCCGGTCTTTGTTCTGGCGGCACAGGACGCCGTTTATCGGAAAACGATGGGTAATATCGAAGAGGTAAAAGTCCGGGACGGCATTGTGATCGCTGTCGCCACGGAAGGCGATCATGAGATCGCCGGAAAGGCGGATTACACAATCTATATTCCGGACGCCGATCCCCTCATCAATCCGATTTTATCCGCCATACCTCTACAACTGTTTGCATATCACGTGGCTGCCTTACGCGGATGCGATGTCGATAAACCGCGCAATCTGGCCAAGAGTGTGACTGTGGAATAG
- a CDS encoding nucleotide sugar dehydrogenase: MSTIIENDVTVKTDAYLELEEKIKTKTARFGVIGLGYVGLPLGLTLSDAGFNVTGIDIDTNRVDAITAGRSYITDIGDRQLQKAISEKRFHATTDLSEIRNLDAVSICVPTPLRKTKDPDMSYIISAADAIAKELRPGQLIILESTTYPGTTEELVLPALEAGGLRVGQDFFLAFSPERVDPGNGKYATKDIPKVVGGTTPRCADLAAMLYGSAMKQIVPVTSTRVAEMVKLLENTFRSVNIALANEIALMCSHMKIDVWEVIKGAASKPFGFMPFYPGPGLGGHCIPIDPLYLEWKSKIDGFESRFIGLADKVNSGMPRFVVTRAMELLNERGKAMRGSKVHVLGVTYKKDISDSRESPALEVIKLLAGLGAEVSYSDPYVSSLRLDGRSIDAVRPSREVLAGCDLAMIITNHTAFDYAEILRNAPVVFDTRNATEGMKANNLVRL, translated from the coding sequence ATGAGCACGATTATTGAAAACGATGTGACCGTCAAAACCGATGCCTATCTCGAGCTGGAGGAGAAGATAAAGACGAAGACCGCAAGGTTCGGAGTCATTGGTCTTGGGTATGTCGGCCTGCCGCTGGGATTGACGCTCAGTGACGCGGGCTTTAACGTCACTGGAATCGATATCGATACCAATCGGGTCGACGCCATCACCGCAGGCCGATCCTACATCACGGATATCGGCGACAGGCAATTGCAGAAAGCCATCTCGGAAAAAAGGTTTCACGCGACAACCGATCTCTCCGAAATCCGCAATCTCGACGCGGTCAGCATCTGCGTTCCTACGCCATTGCGGAAAACGAAAGATCCGGACATGTCCTATATCATCTCCGCTGCCGATGCCATCGCGAAAGAGTTGAGGCCGGGACAACTGATCATCCTGGAAAGCACGACGTATCCCGGCACGACAGAAGAACTCGTCCTGCCGGCGCTCGAGGCCGGCGGCCTGCGCGTTGGACAGGATTTCTTTCTGGCCTTCTCGCCGGAACGCGTCGACCCGGGTAACGGCAAATACGCGACAAAAGACATTCCCAAAGTTGTCGGCGGTACGACGCCCCGCTGCGCGGACCTGGCCGCGATGCTTTACGGCTCCGCGATGAAGCAGATCGTTCCGGTCACTTCGACACGCGTGGCTGAAATGGTCAAGTTGCTTGAAAATACGTTTCGCAGCGTCAACATTGCGCTGGCGAACGAAATCGCATTGATGTGTTCGCACATGAAGATCGATGTGTGGGAAGTCATCAAGGGCGCGGCTTCGAAACCCTTCGGGTTTATGCCTTTCTATCCCGGACCGGGACTGGGAGGACATTGCATCCCGATCGATCCGCTGTATCTGGAATGGAAGTCGAAAATCGACGGCTTCGAGTCGAGATTCATCGGACTGGCCGACAAAGTCAACAGCGGAATGCCTCGTTTTGTCGTTACCCGCGCCATGGAACTTCTGAATGAACGCGGTAAGGCGATGCGTGGATCGAAGGTGCATGTTCTCGGCGTGACCTACAAGAAGGACATCAGCGACAGCCGGGAATCTCCGGCGCTGGAAGTCATCAAGCTGCTGGCCGGCCTGGGCGCGGAGGTGTCGTACAGCGACCCTTACGTTTCTTCGCTTCGGCTTGACGGCCGCAGCATCGATGCCGTCCGGCCGAGCCGGGAGGTCCTGGCCGGGTGCGACCTGGCAATGATCATTACGAACCACACTGCATTCGACTATGCCGAGATCCTGCGGAACGCCCCCGTGGTGTTCGACACGCGGAACGCCACGGAGGGCATGAAGGCGAACAATCTGGTGAGGTTATAA
- a CDS encoding glycosyltransferase family 2 protein — protein sequence MLQAIFWLSFFFVFYVYFGYPAVLLIWRRLAARPVRKKYWEPGVSIVIAAHNERAGIAKKLENCLSLRYPRQKLQIIVSLDGPTDGSEFLVWKYASRGVEMVHSKQHTGKAGALNRAMRRATGEIVVFADVRQRFDRDAVRELAANFVDPQVGAVSGELLLMDEAEQQSTTDVGLYWRYEKTLRSIESEVHSIAGATGAIYAIRRELYEDLPEDALLDDVLTPLRIVLKGKRTVFDADAKAYDVVACCPLAEYGRKVRTLAGNYQLLSQLPAALTPWRNPIFVQFISHKVGRLLVPWALLALFVSNAFMVHGFYALTFSMQAAWYVCAGAGYLLSKREIAAPVLIPEEGKRAA from the coding sequence GTGCTGCAAGCTATCTTCTGGCTCAGCTTTTTCTTCGTGTTTTACGTGTACTTCGGATATCCGGCCGTGCTGCTGATCTGGAGACGATTGGCCGCGCGGCCGGTCCGCAAGAAGTACTGGGAACCCGGCGTGAGCATCGTCATAGCGGCTCACAATGAAAGGGCGGGCATTGCAAAGAAGCTGGAGAACTGCCTTTCTCTGCGCTATCCCAGACAGAAGCTTCAAATCATCGTCTCGTTGGATGGCCCTACGGATGGCTCCGAATTCCTGGTCTGGAAGTATGCCTCGCGCGGCGTCGAGATGGTGCACTCGAAGCAGCATACCGGTAAGGCCGGAGCTTTAAACCGCGCCATGCGGCGGGCAACCGGCGAGATTGTGGTTTTTGCCGACGTGCGGCAGAGGTTCGATCGTGATGCCGTTCGTGAGCTGGCCGCGAATTTTGTCGACCCGCAGGTTGGCGCCGTGAGTGGCGAGTTGTTGCTGATGGATGAGGCGGAGCAGCAGTCCACAACGGACGTGGGTCTGTATTGGCGGTATGAAAAGACGCTTCGTTCCATTGAGAGCGAGGTTCATTCGATTGCCGGCGCGACCGGCGCCATCTATGCCATACGCCGAGAGCTGTACGAGGATTTACCGGAGGACGCGCTGCTCGATGATGTCTTGACCCCGCTTCGAATCGTGCTGAAAGGGAAGCGAACCGTGTTCGACGCGGACGCTAAAGCGTACGACGTCGTGGCTTGTTGTCCCCTTGCAGAGTACGGGCGCAAGGTGCGGACTCTGGCGGGAAACTACCAGTTGTTAAGCCAGCTGCCGGCCGCGCTGACTCCCTGGAGAAATCCGATCTTCGTCCAGTTTATCTCGCATAAAGTGGGGCGGCTGCTCGTGCCCTGGGCGCTGCTGGCGCTGTTTGTATCGAATGCCTTCATGGTCCACGGCTTCTACGCGTTGACATTTTCAATGCAGGCGGCCTGGTACGTCTGTGCCGGCGCCGGGTATCTGCTTTCGAAGCGAGAAATCGCCGCGCCGGTTCTTATCCCGGAGGAAGGTAAGCGGGCGGCATGA
- a CDS encoding GNAT family N-acetyltransferase: MVEEQVLAHTQQDIASAGLSVEVVRGLDRFNALAPEWDRLVERCGADRVFLSHNWFRTWWESFGQGNELHVMMVRARGELAAVAPLMKTRATIYGLKLNAIQAIYNPHTPRYDFIAAGDPDPRLYRAIWNELAASGEPDAVILTHIPKNSPTICRMEALGREAGWLTGQWAAPPSPFIPLAEGYGAFFEQLKNGAQYNLSKRYARLRRKGPVEVEIIRSPAEVDQALADGFRIEAAAWKGVEGTAITSDPTVAEFYTRLARREAKLGRLRLAFLRFCGKRIAFNYLLRSGTKLYGVKIGYDPEYHMYSPGNMLLNLLLQQACAEGVEQYDFLGGDDEWKFEWTNEKLDHRWLFLFRNRPSMRLLHYLKFSLVPAVKPRLKSIYT; the protein is encoded by the coding sequence TTGGTCGAAGAGCAAGTCCTCGCACATACACAACAGGACATAGCCAGCGCCGGCCTTTCGGTTGAAGTGGTAAGGGGTCTGGATCGCTTCAATGCCCTGGCGCCGGAGTGGGACAGGCTGGTCGAAAGATGCGGCGCCGATCGCGTATTCCTGTCGCATAACTGGTTTCGCACGTGGTGGGAATCGTTCGGGCAGGGCAACGAATTGCACGTCATGATGGTCCGCGCCCGCGGAGAGCTTGCCGCAGTCGCTCCATTGATGAAGACGCGGGCTACCATCTATGGCTTAAAGCTGAACGCAATTCAGGCGATTTACAATCCGCACACACCGCGCTACGACTTTATCGCCGCAGGCGATCCGGATCCGCGCCTGTATCGCGCCATCTGGAATGAACTGGCAGCCAGCGGAGAACCCGACGCGGTTATTCTGACTCATATTCCGAAGAACTCGCCAACCATCTGCAGGATGGAGGCGCTCGGCAGAGAAGCCGGATGGCTGACCGGGCAATGGGCGGCGCCACCGTCGCCCTTCATCCCGCTGGCGGAGGGCTACGGGGCGTTCTTCGAGCAGCTGAAGAACGGCGCTCAGTACAATTTGAGCAAACGTTACGCACGCCTGCGGAGAAAGGGTCCGGTCGAGGTCGAAATCATCCGCAGTCCGGCGGAAGTGGACCAGGCGCTCGCCGACGGCTTCCGTATTGAAGCTGCGGCCTGGAAGGGTGTGGAAGGAACTGCCATTACCTCTGATCCGACCGTTGCGGAGTTCTATACGCGGCTGGCCAGGAGAGAGGCGAAGCTCGGCCGGCTCCGGCTTGCCTTCCTCCGTTTCTGCGGAAAACGCATTGCCTTCAATTATCTGTTGCGCAGCGGAACAAAGCTGTATGGCGTGAAAATCGGCTACGACCCCGAGTACCACATGTATTCTCCCGGCAACATGCTGCTGAATCTTCTTCTTCAGCAGGCCTGCGCGGAAGGTGTCGAGCAGTACGATTTCCTTGGCGGGGATGACGAATGGAAATTTGAATGGACGAATGAAAAGCTCGACCACCGCTGGCTGTTTCTGTTCAGAAACCGACCGTCCATGCGCCTCCTTCACTACCTGAAATTCAGCCTTGTGCCGGCAGTCAAGCCACGATTGAAAAGCATATACACATGA
- a CDS encoding GNAT family N-acetyltransferase has product MKIETIRSSEEFFGLRGAWNELLASSASNGVFLTHEWLASWWKHLAEGRRLSILVARDNERLTGILPLAERQADYARMMPRTLEFLGSGVIGSDYLDAIIEPGREDEVNTAFADYFHSRGLMLQLSQLRTGSCLVSSLAKSLTACGWAASDTKLNICPYIDLQGKTWETFLSGIGPNIRKNLNRYLRLLPKNFEMRVDCARMPKEAAAALDIVIDLHRKRWEAAGTSEAFQTPAVNAFHHDFARLAAERGWLRILLVWLNGRPAASLYGLLYGQKFYFYQSGFDPEFSKHSVGVAVMGLAIKTAIDEGALEYDFLHGDEEYKFHWATATRGLGRIELYPPGAGARIYRHAIHLNRAARRVARRVLSNA; this is encoded by the coding sequence ATGAAAATCGAAACCATTCGAAGTTCGGAGGAATTTTTTGGATTGCGCGGCGCATGGAACGAATTGCTGGCGTCCAGCGCGTCGAACGGCGTATTCCTGACCCACGAATGGCTGGCTTCCTGGTGGAAACATCTAGCGGAAGGCCGCCGTTTGTCGATCCTTGTCGCGCGCGACAATGAACGGTTGACCGGCATCCTGCCGCTCGCCGAGCGGCAGGCCGACTACGCCAGGATGATGCCCCGGACACTGGAATTTCTAGGCAGCGGTGTGATCGGTTCCGATTATCTCGATGCCATTATCGAACCAGGCCGCGAGGATGAGGTCAATACTGCGTTCGCAGACTATTTCCATAGCCGCGGGTTGATGCTTCAGCTCAGCCAGCTTCGGACGGGAAGCTGCCTGGTTTCAAGCCTGGCGAAGTCATTAACGGCTTGCGGCTGGGCGGCATCAGATACGAAATTGAACATCTGCCCCTACATCGATCTGCAGGGCAAGACCTGGGAAACATTTCTGAGCGGAATCGGCCCGAATATTCGCAAGAACCTGAACCGGTATCTGCGTCTCCTTCCGAAGAATTTCGAGATGCGCGTGGACTGCGCTCGCATGCCGAAGGAAGCGGCCGCCGCGCTCGATATCGTGATCGACTTGCATCGCAAGAGGTGGGAGGCTGCCGGAACCTCGGAGGCGTTTCAGACGCCGGCGGTGAACGCCTTTCATCATGACTTCGCCCGGCTTGCGGCAGAGCGGGGGTGGCTGCGAATCCTCCTCGTATGGCTGAACGGCCGGCCCGCCGCGTCGTTGTACGGACTCCTGTATGGGCAGAAGTTTTATTTTTACCAGTCGGGCTTCGATCCGGAGTTCAGCAAGCATAGCGTCGGCGTCGCAGTCATGGGGCTCGCGATCAAAACAGCCATCGACGAAGGCGCACTCGAGTACGACTTCCTCCATGGAGATGAAGAATACAAGTTCCACTGGGCTACCGCGACGCGCGGCCTGGGCCGTATCGAGTTGTATCCTCCCGGCGCCGGAGCGCGGATTTACAGGCATGCGATTCATCTCAATCGAGCCGCCAGACGCGTGGCACGGCGAGTG